In a single window of the bacterium genome:
- a CDS encoding D-2-hydroxyacid dehydrogenase, with protein MSGRNPSDLTILMMIDAYVPAAARERFRAAAEAAAPGARILMPATRDEAVALAPEADIATGWSLPAGVLEHGRRLQWVHAFTAGVDGFVALPGIRDRRVVLTRTVGAHVALPDHVMALVLAFARRLHLDIRNQANRVWDRPAGIGRDVAGTVLGILGLGQIGKPLAARAAAFGMRVIGTKRTPGPVPHLDLVLPPERTDELLREADYVVTLLPLTPETKGRMGEREFRLMKPGAFFINVSRGPIVQEAALIRALREGWIAGAGLDVFDTEPLPGDHPLYEFPQVIITPHVSGITPKFFERIAAIMAENIQRYVKGEPLANVIDVARGY; from the coding sequence GTGAGCGGCCGGAACCCGTCGGACCTGACGATCCTCATGATGATCGACGCCTACGTGCCGGCGGCGGCGCGGGAACGGTTCCGCGCCGCCGCGGAGGCCGCGGCGCCGGGCGCGCGCATTCTCATGCCGGCAACCCGCGACGAGGCGGTCGCCCTGGCCCCGGAGGCCGACATCGCCACAGGGTGGTCCCTGCCGGCCGGGGTACTCGAGCACGGGCGGCGGCTCCAGTGGGTGCACGCGTTCACGGCCGGTGTGGACGGATTCGTGGCCCTTCCGGGCATTCGCGATCGCCGCGTCGTGCTCACGCGGACGGTCGGCGCGCACGTGGCGCTGCCGGACCACGTCATGGCGCTCGTCCTCGCGTTTGCGCGGCGGCTACACCTCGACATACGCAACCAGGCCAACCGGGTGTGGGACCGTCCGGCCGGGATCGGCCGGGACGTGGCGGGCACGGTGCTCGGCATCCTCGGGCTGGGACAGATCGGGAAACCGCTGGCCGCGCGCGCGGCGGCGTTCGGGATGCGCGTGATCGGCACCAAGCGGACGCCGGGGCCGGTGCCGCATCTCGATCTCGTCCTGCCGCCCGAGCGCACCGACGAGCTGCTCCGGGAAGCCGACTACGTCGTGACGCTCTTGCCGCTCACGCCGGAAACGAAAGGCCGCATGGGCGAGCGCGAGTTCCGCTTGATGAAGCCGGGCGCCTTCTTTATCAACGTGTCGCGCGGGCCGATCGTCCAGGAGGCGGCGTTGATCCGGGCGCTGCGCGAAGGCTGGATCGCCGGCGCCGGGTTGGACGTGTTCGACACCGAGCCGCTCCCCGGCGACCACCCGTTGTACGAGTTCCCGCAGGTGATCATCACGCCGCACGTCTCCGGGATCACGCCGAAGTTCTTCGAGCGCATCGCGGCGATCATGGCAGAGA